In the genome of Silurus meridionalis isolate SWU-2019-XX chromosome 17, ASM1480568v1, whole genome shotgun sequence, the window GACCGTTAGGGACTGAGAATCGTGTTCTCAGATGCATCCCGCCTTGTGTTTCGGCTCAGTGGATCTGGAGCAGGAATGGGAGCCACCATACGCATCTATGCTGAAAGTTATGAGAAAGATCCCGAGAGACAAAGCAGGGAGACACAGGTAAATGCTTTACCTAcaggtataaacacacacacacatttaagaCTGTAGTTGAGACAAAAACATGTAATTTTAAGGACTgttacattttggaaaaaaataataatactgagATAAAAGCATACACTTCTGTGACAAATGAAAGGTAAATTTGGTGCCTCTACTATTTTAAGAGGCTTCTTACTGCCATAGATTCGGTCCACTTGTACCTGTTGATAAATTCGACAACTGCACAAATTGTTTCTGTCCTTGGCTGAATTTGCTTGGCAACAAATGTAATAGAAAGCACTCTATAGACATTTATTATGGTTGCTGTGGTTGTGCACTGGCATAGAAACACTTTTTATCAGCAGCCCTGgtaaatatttatctttattagGGCTGTCTGGGGTTTTATTAGGACCAGAAAATCATAAATATCATAGCTTGATAGTGTATGTAAaagatttatataatatatattagaatatatatacattctgaAATATACCACAGAGCTGATAGATACATACCTATTTCAAATATCTGCATATATGTTGTTTGAATCTCCTTTTAGGATGAATAAAGTGATAAAGTGCTAGTCATTTGGCTTATCATACTATTTGAACCATAGTAAACcattgaaaatgttttggttTGACCAATCTGGTAATGCTATTTTAGCATGACTAAGAAATCAAAGGGCAGTCAAACACATGGAACAATGTTGTGTTAGTGGCACAGCTTGGCAGCTACCTTTATCCTTGCTAAATCGAGGGTGCATGCGTGAGCGACAGTGATAAAAAAGATATAGCATATGTAATAtagcatataatataatatggcaGACTGCCAGTCGCTGTTTTGATGATCTACGGCAAGTTGCTGGCTGCAGTCCATTCTTAAATGATCACGTCTATGCACAGAGGTGGACAAAACAGaggaaattatacataaaagaaatgtaaattacGTCAGAATATAACAGTAGGTTCATGTGTCCTTGTATTTGTTGTTTCAGGTTGTCCTGGGCCCACTGATCGCCATTGCTCTAAAGATCTCAAGCATCCATGAGCGGACAGGACGCAGAGGCCCCACCGTGATCACCTGAATTGGAATGCCGAGACGCATGAAAGGGGCCAAACCACGAGACGGCCTTCTTCTAGGATCCGTTCTCTAAGTCTTCCACACGGTCTTTCAAAGCCTCGCTATCACGTTTCCCCTCATGAAGCCAAGACTGCTTCTTGCTAGTCTGCACAATGTCTCACTATTtacactgtttgtttgtttttttgctgctgttttacagactaaactttttttttctctttctttttctccacctGTAACTGTCTAAAAATCCAAAGAGAAAGAAtatctattcctttttttatgttgccCCTTTACACATGTGAATCATTAAAATGTCTCTTTCACACTGCATTTCTGCCACACTTTTATTCTCTGTTCCATCCAGGAACTACTGCTGTTGTATCTCACAAAAACAAATctaacagaacaaaacaaaaatgcatgtgATGCGTCCTTAAAGCTGGAGGTTTGTCTAAGACTTTAACCTCAGTATATAGCCAGAGCTTTTAGCAAATTAAATAGGATTACCACcgctgtttgaaaaaaaaaatgtgcacctTCCATTTCAAAGTGCCGGTTTGTATGAATATCACAGACATtatggtgtgtagtgtagcgTGAACATTTTTTATGTGTGGTGTAATTTGTAGTGTTGATGAGGCATTCAATTGATAATGAGTAGAACTTCAACATAATGAACGGAATGGTTTCATTCATTTATGGCTCAACCCCATGTGTCAGTGCTGAACTGTTCCAACATGAAGGACAAAACCGCATTCAGTTCAATGAGTCATATGTATGAGGGAGCAAGTACATTTAACCACTCCATCAAATTTaggaaaatattttagaaatgtcgtataaaacatttaaaataaaggtCCAAAAATGCAAAGTGCTGCCAACagaaagcatgttttttttttttttttgatattaTAGATTGTGGCCTGCTATCACCGGGATTGTGACCTGCTATCACTGGTTTTgattgttgttttctttggaaAGGCTGTGATCACTTTACCACTTTGTGAATGTGAATTTCTGATCAGTGATACGAATGATAGAAAACTCCAAAGAACTGTATCCTTTGCTCAAGTTCagtacttacaaaaaaaaaaagtagaaaagaaataaaataaagaatagcAATGCTAATACCagtgtatttaattttgtatcCAAAGTTTTACCAAAATAAACTGTCCTTTGTGTGTAAtggaatattattattttatctaaactttttttttttactcctctcTGATGTGATTGACTGAAATGTTGCTCAAAAAAAGTGTCAACGAccaaaaaaataagatttacaAAAGTAATGGATAGAGAATAATGTGTTTATTGTCCTATTTgagtttaaaaagattttagatGTTTCATGATTCAGGATTGCAGGTTTCAGTATTTCAGGTTATGGACAGGTTTGGCTGGGTAGAGGGGAAGGTGATAAATACTTAATAGATTTTATTGCTTTGTTTTCACCTGGCTCgtgaaatcatttataaaatgtaatgatatCTGGGGTATTTGGACTCTGAAGTATGAACCAGGTAGTATATTAAATGTAGTATATTTGTTGTAAACTTAATGAATATTTAGTATAGATTTTTTTCCTAATCGCATACAAAAACATTCTACAGAATTTATTAAACAACAGGGACAAAGAGctcaatgttatttttttattaatgcaaacataaaaacacaacagactTCTTGACCTATAGACACTAAAGAGACCTAATGATATTACATCTTTAAGAATGAACACATTTAAAGCAGaactttttttcaaaaagattttgATCATTATTGAATTCTTTGTGCGCTTTTGGAAATGACAAATACTGGCAATATCATATTCTTAGGAAATACAAAGACTAGACTAAACTAGacatttttttcaggttttcttTTTACTAACATCACAATGCTCATGGGCTCCATAAGGATTTCATTAAAGcgcttcatatttatttttgggAAAACCTCTTCTAGTTATGATCCAAGCAAGCAAGAGGCTCACAGTATTATTACCCCTATTGACACTAAGGTCAGGGACAATTAGGAGTCTCAAAATCCTTTCAAAACCTTACATCACTCTGGGATTTGTCCATCAGCAGCTGTTCAGACCGGCTCTACAAAACTGTTTGTGGCTAAACGAGCAGCTTGTGATTCAGCCTGGCTCTGAAGAACTGCTTGTTGATACGTAGGTGGTTCCTCATGACTGAAGTCTTCAAAAGAGTTCTCATAGCAGGTCAGTGTGTAAACTGGGGGAGCCGGGCCAGCACATCCCATGCTTGAAGAAATAGAAAGAACAGTGGGGAAAGGCTGGTTATTATCCCTCACTTGAGATTGCTCATATGATGGTGGATAGAATTCTGACCTGTTGAAGAAAAAGACATGTTTATACACTGTTAGCccagattttttaaaagttaaactATCTGTTAATAGGCAGAATCATTTGATATTACTTTAtaccacaatgctgttggatCTAACTGGTCAGAcgatgtttattattattattattattattattattattattattattaatatgattattattattattaatatgattattatgattattattttttttaattatcattatcaGTCATCGAAggaatattattatcattattaaacacATACTTTTCCACCATATCCATATAATCATATTGTTGATATGGGGATGTGAAaattagatgtttatttttgattttttatatGATTAAATTCAGAAAACAATAGGCTGGtaagaaaacaaatacaacGGCTATACAGATATATCatcaattaataatacaattttaccCATAAATGAaactttgtgtactttgtgtacACAAACCCAGTGTTgcattgtcaattaaaatctTATAACAGTATGTcataattgtgttttattccataTAAATTAAAAGCCAATAAATGTTTGTACAGAACAAAAAGATGATCTGTGCATCACATTACTCGTATCCCAATTTGCGAAGTTTATCAATACCAGatattaataaaactaatacCAGATAGTGGTATCTGTTTGATAGTGgtaaaatatttgattaatGCCATCGTCTTTGTGGCCGTTTTTTTGGGTATTTTGACGATATGTTCAATCCTTAAATTTTTTTCAGGAATGATAATTTCTTGCATcagtttctttttaatacaattattacaaaCAGTAGCCACTTGTCCCAAAAACAttatcatgttttattcattaagtGCAGATCTAATTGTTTATAATGGCAAAGCAAGCCTACCTGTCTACAGTAAAAACCAGGACATCAGCATCTCTCGACCTTCTCAATGCACGTTTAAGCAGCACATTCTTCATTCCATGACCGAGAGACCACAACACTCCAATGACTAGCAGGATGAAGCCCAGGATGATAAAAAGGTAAGTTGAGATGTCTCTCAGTATTTGCACTTGTTCATTTTGGATGGACTTAATGTAAGCGCCTGCAGAAATAAGGCTCAAGCCAATAGTTGGCATTGAGTACCGTGCTGCACACAGCAAATGTTTTCTCGTATTCATGGTATCACTACAGCTGAGATGAAGCTTCCAGTGGTACATCAACTCCCATTCCAATTCGCTCTGTTCTGCATCAAGGTTTATTAGGAATGGACTGAAGTTTGACCTGCCTGACGTGTTTGTATGGGAAAAAGTGAATTAGTGAATTAAGCAACAAGAGGCTACAGCAGCACTAGTCTAGTAGTATTGTTGTGATAAGGTTGTGTAAAAGTCTGTGATAAggcttgtgtaaaaaaaaaaaaaattcatgtctGCTTTCGATAATCTCCAATCTTCAGCCTCGTGTCAGCAATACCTTATTTAAACAGTACACCAAGTCTGtgagatttattaaaaaattatttacttgtATTTATCAGGGCCAATAGGAaatcattaattatataaacCAATCAGccaacattaaaaacattgacaagtgacaaaaaataaaaaacattgctTATCATAACATCTCATCGGTCAGTTTTTAAAGTTGATGTGAAAAAAGTGTACAAATGTGAGAAACTTTGACAAGAGTAAAATTATGATAACTGGTTCagagagtctccaaaacaatcATTCTTGTGGGGTGTTCTAATTATGCAGTGGTTAGTATCTACCAAAAGTGTTTAAAGTGGACACATGGAGAACCAAAGTCATGGGCATCCAAGGTGCATTGACGCAGGTGGGGAGCAAAGGTTAGCATGCCTGGACTGATCCCAAAGACAAGCTACAGTAGCACAAACCACATGAAATTACTGGCtttaataaaagcatttcaaaaCACAGTGCACTGAAGCTTGCTGTGTATGGGACTGAGGATTTACAGTAAAGGCCATCTTGACACCTCTTTACCTGTCAAAGATTTCTACAATGGGCACATGAGCATCAGAATTGAACCAAAGAGTAATGAAAAATATAGTCCAAGatgtaaaacattgttcagaaatggttcaaaaaacatgacaaagagtCCAAAGCATTGACTTCCAAATTCCAAATCCAAAGATCTCAATCTGATCAAGTATTTGTAGAATGTAGTGGACAAGCAAATCCAATCCACCTCCCAATTTACAGGACAAAAAGCAACTAATGCTTCAGAGGTCTTCTGAAATTCAACATGTCAGAACTGTACATTCACTGttcattttattaggaacatcttcacatctgcacattaataatgttatcaaccaatcatgtggcagcagcttTAGAACAAGAAAATGGTTGTTGCCACATGGCCTGATTTGTGTCTCTcataaactgctgatctcctcttatttttacattcaaccCTCCTTAGTGCTTAGACAGAAAAATGTAGGGGGGCATCCTGTGTATAGAGGGTCTTTAGGCTGAAACACCTTGctgatgagagagatcagaaGGTTCTCTTCCTCATACCAACTGAAGGAGGTTTTTGCTTGCCACTGTcatcattatacatttttttaattatttttgtaatgtatttcCTTCTTTAAAACTACTTTGAGACAATCTACAGTGTTAATAACACTatgtgaatagaatagaatagaatagaatagaatagaatagacaaTTATGATAAGTTGATagtctataaactttccctgcAACGTTCATTATGATGCTGATATTCACTTAAATGAAAGTGTGATACCTGAACCACGATCACTTGGTTTACATGGACACAGCTTCATTagaataatgataatattaatatattttttcttattacttgtaaaaaaagatttctttaatttcttctcaaatgtatcattttatgAATTTAAGATGTCCATGTAAAGTTTGTCTGTGTCCAAGCAGGAAGTAAGAAGTTTTCTCCAGACTAAACACAttggtcattttatttttgaatgaatAGTAATCTGGTGAATGAACTTGGGCAACAGTTTATGAATCATTTATTAGTAATTATAGTTCCTATGTTGTTCATTCGACACTTTGGTTTAGAATGAGTTAGATGATTTGGAAACCTTATTATATAAAAGCTGAGTTAATGATAAGCTTGTATCAAGATGTTGTTATCTGCAAATGGCTGGTTGTTTTATCTTCTGACGTACAGGGCTGGTTAAGTTCAGTCTAATAATATGCAaactacatttaattaaattagtaCCAGCATGAAAATTTCTCCTTTGTTTGTAATATGGGGatacttaaaaaatattaaaatgttttcaatatttgatatttaaaagTATAGGACTGCtgaaaaaatactaaaatgtattcaatatttaaaattaaaatatataggaatgctaaaaaaatgctaaaatgtattaaatatttaatataaaaaatataagaatgctaaaaaaatactaaaatgtattcaatatctaattttaaaaagtataggAATGCtgaaaaaatgctaaaatgtattcaacatttaatattaaaaagtataggaatgctaaaaataatacttaaatgttttcaatatttaatattgcaatttacaaatgtatttctAAACCAGTTTAATCAAAGTGCTGAATAAGATCTGTTATTCAAATACATATTATgtatgtgctgtgtgtgtgtactatatTGGTATTGTGTCATTCCTGTTTATCTTAGATACAATAGtgctaaatgtaatatatttggCCAATGCCCATGCAACTCTTGAATTTACTATAGAGAAATGTGTGCTTTGTATTACAATGTTTCCAGGCGATATAATTGAAAGTAGAAGAAAATTACTTCAGCTGACAACTAAACATTAACCATATTTGAAATTGGTGAAAAAACTGGTGATATGTACAGTTAAATATATGtgattgaatatatatatatatatatatatatatatatatatatatatatatatatatatatatatatatatatatatatatatatatatattgcatgtaCAGATTGCGCTTTTTTTATTAGCTCCCAAACCCTAATCTCAATCCTCAGGAAATATCAACAATGAATAGTGGGTTATGGTCAAGATGGCTGAGGTGAGAAATCTTTGCATTTGTActaaaataatgtatacataGCCTAATGTTTGTGCTCTTTATTCAGCTtagctttatttgtatagctttACCCAAAAATATGAATGCAGTAGTAGATACATAATGAACaatccagcagtggcagtgctgagaaaacaaaacacaaaccatgtatCGGGTCACATTTTATTGTTTGCACAACCATTTACAGTGTGCAGTGTACAGTgagataaaacattttctgtacCCAAAGTTCAAGATATGTGTTCATGCAGTGCTGACAGGAGTAAAAAAGCTTGTACGGGAAACAGTGTAGTTAAATACACAGATGAGCAGTAGGGCATTAATACTTGAATCacacaaaataattacatttaactcTAACCACAGATTTTACAGTAAACACAGGGACCAAATGTGCAACCAGAATAAATTTAAAGTGGCAGGGCAGTACAGTAATTAGTCACTACAATCATAATGACTGCGTGTTGTGTGTTGTCATCAGTGCAGTAAATAAACACAGTGATTTGCATCATTATAAATTTAAACTAGTGTCTGTGCGGTGAAGTTGAACTGTTACACAAATCTGATGTGTGTAGACAGGAGCAGCACACtattcaggagtttgacagCATGGAGTTTGAAGATGTTACCCACTCTGACTGTCCACATGATATTATCCACATGTCTAAAAGCTgaattacattcatttatcaTGCACAGAAACATAATTTGAGCTCAGTATTGTTCAATATTGCATATATGAATTTAACCTAGCCTTAATATTTGTCAATACCTTGTTGCTTGTACTTTGTTGTATGCGTGTGAACTGGCTGCAGTAACATTACAATTtacctttgggattaataaagaatctatctatctatctatctatctatctatctatctatctatctatctatctatctatctatctatctatctgtctgtctgtctgtctgtctgtctgtctgtctgtctgtctgtctgtctatctgtctgtcttgcatagtgtatatttttattatagaatATCCATTAAGTCATTGGAAAATGACTGGAAAACTGAAAACCTAGACATACCTGATAAGATTTCATTAATTGCACGTATTAATGGAAACTGAGATAAGCCTGATAGGAGATTTCTTAATATGCCCTTATAATgccatttataaatgaatacaaaatatgCAGCCTCTCAAGACAGCGTACTCTACTGGGTATGACTACACTCTTATCCTGCTGTTTCAGTAGACGGCCTGTAGATGGCAACAATAACACCGTCAATTAAACTGACGTCGAAGAAGACACCAAGGAGCATGCGCGCAGCGCCGGCAAGGCATTTCCGCTTTCATTAAAACTGTAGCGACAAATCAGTTATAAGCGTgtacatatataaatttattCTCAGGtgggggaattttttttttaattaaagcgtTTGGATGCtatattgtatgtttgtgtcaGTTTGGAAATCTACGGCGAGTCCGGAAATTATTACATCAGCCGCATTTCTCTGAACATATGCTAATTTAAGCTTCATAGCTAACGAAAGTTAACAGGGCAGCGCTGTGGTTTTAAATCGACACGAAGAGCTTTAGTGGTTTATTAATATCTAAATTAATGCGGATTTTTTATGGTAATATGAGTTGCTGAAGCAGATTTATGTCTACTTTATGATGAAAGTGTTTTActgtagaaatgtaaaatatctgGCAAATCGAAAAGCCGTATTAGACTGTCAGTACTGACCCATACATACAATAATGCAGAtttgagatgtttttattttgctataAATTAAAATTGCATGGCAAGTATATAACTAAAAGCAAACTAAAtcataaagtttaaaaaaacgaTAAAAACTTTCAATGCCATAAAAAATGGTGTAATATACAATATCTGAGATGTAACCATTTTCTTGCCCTGTGCAAAATTTCAGCATTTTGTTAAAATGACAAAGtttaaaggtgttcagtggctGTGAAACAAACATGTTTGACTTAATATTGCATGTTATAAAGGATGTGTAAAATGTTCCACAGAGCGACTGAATTCTGCACAATAGTTTGATATAAATTACAGTAATAGTGATTTGGAGGTGATTTAAttgttatgcaaaaaaaaaaaaaagttttggcgTGAACTACAGCTTGTTAACTGGCAGCTGTTGACGTATAATTTGTTAAACAAAATCATGATAatgtacatttaacatttattgttCCTCTATATCTCAGAATCTTTATTAATCTTAACAAACCAAATGTAACCAGGCTGAACTGTGCCTCAGTCTGTTTGTGACCCCAAAATCCAATGAAATCTCAGGTGTATTGTGGAAATATCATCAGCCACGTCAGCTGTTTTTGTACTTTGTTCTCTTTGTGTTATTTACATTGTAAAGAGTCAGAAATGCATGTTAATTTCACATgtatggacattttttttcccagtgttAAGCTCATTCAGCTTTATTATTTAAGGATGTTCAAGTGAAATCAGGTGGTCTGGgtttctttgtgtttattaaacttGTTCAGCCATAGAACAGCTCTCTGTGCTGCATTAGTAAAAGACCTGCTACCCTCAAAGGTTTACCGTTGTATTACATTCTAGACAGACATCTGAACAGGTCTGTTTGCACTTATATTATCACAAAATCCACAGTCGATCACTTACGAAAGAAATAAAGTCGGCACAATCGATTATCTCTGATAATAGTCTACATGAGTGGCTTTGATGTACTGCTGTgtaatttaaatatgatttttatccTTACAGCATTTTGTCTGAAGGTGAGTGCTCATCAGAAGATGATTGATGTTAAAGCCTGGGCGGAGTACGTGGTGGAGTGGGCTGCCAAAGACCCCTACGGCTTCCTCATGACCATCATCCTGGCCTTGACCCCACTCTTCATCGCCAGCGCTCTGCTTTCCTGGAAACTTGCAAAGATGATTGAATCCAGGGATCGCGAGcagaaaaagaagcagaagcGACAGGAGAACATAGCAAAAGCCAAGAGAGCCAAAAAGGACTGAACTGAAACGGTTAAGGGATGCAGAGGGATCAATCTATATGTTCCTGTGTGTTAAAAAAGCCCCACTCCTAGCTGTGCAGAACCCAGAGCTTCTGAAGCAGAGGCATTGGGTTAAGGCTTTGAAAAAGCCTCATCAGTCAGTATGAGAGTGCACATTATGGGGGTTGATGAATTGTGATCAActgcagtgtttttgttttggggtttttttgcccTCTGGAAAATTATGGAAAAATCACTGCTGTACATGACTGCAGCACTCAGCATTCCAATACTTTTTAATGTTTAGCTTTTCCAACACCAATCCTCTAaagtttttaatcattattattagaaaGAACCTCTTAACATCCtgaactgtttaaatgtttgtcCAGTCattgtgaaatgtattttatttttcctattATTGTTTGAATTTTCAGTATGAACATCTGGAATTTGGTCAAATAACACAACTGCAAATTACAcaccaccatttatttttttattgaatactgTCTAAATACGACGCAAATGCAACAGTCTCACGGTTCAATTGGACAGTGTCAAAAGAGAacacattaaatgtttatattcaacAATTTATGATGTTTCATGGTGTTCCTTGGTTGGTGCTGTGTTCATCTTTTGTGTTGTGCTGATGTCAGTTAGGTTTCATTGTTTGCTCCTTAAAACAAAGGAGCTACTCTCACTCacctttttttaacaagatGAATATTACATAACTGCAGACACAAGTTTGTGATCTAAAAGGTGAAAAGCATGATGGCATTGATGGTCGTGTTTGTATGAAAGTtgatagaaatttccccactgggGGAAGAAAATCTTGTGTCTTGTCTGTTTGAGCAGTGTACATGTGGAGGTGAGAGAACCGGACGAAATAAAGGACTCAAGTGCCGCTTCATCATTCTCAAGGAAGAAGCAAGCAGTCAAAGGGAATTTTGAGTATTGGAACATATCAAACGGTCAACATGAAAACAGGCCAAAATCACAGTTACACTGAAGTTAAAGCCCATAAGTTAATTACAATATAAACTGTATGCTATTTaca includes:
- the smim15 gene encoding small integral membrane protein 15 isoform X1 — protein: MRIFYAFCLKVSAHQKMIDVKAWAEYVVEWAAKDPYGFLMTIILALTPLFIASALLSWKLAKMIESRDREQKKKQKRQENIAKAKRAKKD
- the LOC124400307 gene encoding transmembrane protein 252-like isoform X1 yields the protein MYHWKLHLSCSDTMNTRKHLLCAARYSMPTIGLSLISAGAYIKSIQNEQVQILRDISTYLFIILGFILLVIGVLWSLGHGMKNVLLKRALRRSRDADVLVFTVDRSEFYPPSYEQSQVRDNNQPFPTVLSISSSMGCAGPAPPVYTLTCYENSFEDFSHEEPPTYQQAVLQSQAESQAARLATNSFVEPV
- the LOC124400307 gene encoding uncharacterized protein LOC124400307 isoform X2, producing the protein MYHWKLHLSCSDTMNTRKHLLCAARYSMPTIGLSLISAGAYIKSIQNEQVQILRDISTYLFIILGFILLVIGVLWSLGHGMKNVLLKRALRRSRDADVLVFTVDSMGCAGPAPPVYTLTCYENSFEDFSHEEPPTYQQAVLQSQAESQAARLATNSFVEPV
- the smim15 gene encoding small integral membrane protein 15 isoform X2 — protein: MIDVKAWAEYVVEWAAKDPYGFLMTIILALTPLFIASALLSWKLAKMIESRDREQKKKQKRQENIAKAKRAKKD